A part of Candidatus Hydrogenedentota bacterium genomic DNA contains:
- the murQ gene encoding N-acetylmuramic acid 6-phosphate etherase → MSAKKGRGGGLILACDGGATGLRAGLYDAAGTLLREMAAGPCNLIEHGIEHGRDMILRLFHSCSNDQPDLIVAAIAGAGRMQIRTALAHAVAEETGGRVRIADDLHPLLLANAENETAVLTIAGTGSSVLAWDFNPYREIRIGGRGRIFGDEGSAYAVAVSALQAAARAVDGTGRPTRLASELWREPGLTSFDDLVLFSSKARKHEIAALARIVDKLAAEGDAVAAQCVEEQALRLVQQTLAARKKLDLPSSTPVFILGGLFEGSALFRNAYCHALSACWPQAKPLLPPLRGHAAAFRMAALDGPLPAWITEAVAPERRDDATTERRLPAARSIDTLPAREMVALMIAEDAGVARAVEKASEAMAKAVEMAAEAIRSGGRLIYVGAGTSGRLGVLDASECPATFGTPPDQVVAIIAGGDRAIRESVEGAEDDTAQARTDMAAMRPPVHANDLVVGITASGRTPYVRAALDEARQAGARTAIIACNPIETNAADVRIVVETGPEVVAGSTRLKAGTATKMVLNIISTGAMALNGRVHDGLMIGMRPVNDKLRKRAENIVAALAPCDRERAKTCLADAGGNLAAAVLMARRFCDLATAQAILARANGNLRQALENF, encoded by the coding sequence ATGTCGGCGAAAAAAGGACGAGGCGGCGGTCTCATACTGGCCTGCGACGGCGGCGCAACGGGCTTGCGCGCCGGTCTTTACGATGCGGCGGGGACGTTGCTCCGCGAAATGGCGGCCGGACCCTGCAATCTCATCGAACACGGCATCGAACACGGCAGAGACATGATCCTCCGCTTGTTTCATTCGTGCTCGAATGATCAACCGGACTTGATTGTGGCGGCGATTGCGGGCGCCGGACGCATGCAGATACGCACCGCGCTTGCTCATGCCGTGGCGGAGGAAACGGGAGGCCGTGTCCGGATTGCCGACGATTTACATCCCCTCTTGCTGGCCAATGCGGAAAACGAAACCGCCGTCCTGACAATCGCCGGAACCGGTTCCAGCGTGCTGGCTTGGGATTTCAACCCGTACCGTGAAATTCGCATCGGCGGGCGGGGACGCATTTTCGGCGACGAGGGCAGCGCTTATGCCGTGGCTGTTTCCGCCCTGCAAGCCGCCGCGCGCGCGGTGGATGGCACGGGCCGACCGACGCGTCTGGCCTCCGAACTATGGCGCGAACCCGGTTTGACCTCTTTTGACGACCTTGTCCTTTTTTCCTCCAAGGCGCGAAAACACGAAATTGCGGCGTTGGCGCGCATTGTGGACAAACTGGCCGCCGAAGGCGACGCCGTGGCGGCGCAATGCGTCGAGGAACAGGCCCTTCGCCTTGTGCAGCAAACACTGGCCGCGCGAAAAAAACTGGATTTGCCATCCAGCACGCCGGTCTTCATCCTAGGCGGCCTGTTCGAGGGTTCGGCGCTATTCAGGAACGCCTATTGCCACGCCCTTTCCGCATGCTGGCCACAGGCCAAGCCGCTGCTTCCGCCGTTGCGCGGTCATGCCGCGGCGTTTCGCATGGCGGCCCTCGACGGACCTTTGCCGGCGTGGATCACGGAGGCTGTGGCCCCGGAAAGAAGGGATGACGCAACCACCGAACGAAGGCTGCCGGCGGCCCGATCCATTGACACGCTCCCCGCGCGAGAAATGGTGGCGCTCATGATCGCGGAAGATGCGGGTGTCGCGCGGGCTGTTGAAAAGGCGTCCGAGGCCATGGCCAAAGCCGTTGAAATGGCAGCCGAGGCCATCCGATCCGGCGGTCGCCTAATTTATGTGGGCGCGGGAACCAGCGGGCGCCTGGGCGTGCTCGACGCTTCCGAGTGTCCGGCGACATTCGGCACGCCGCCCGATCAAGTGGTCGCGATTATCGCCGGCGGCGACCGGGCAATTCGGGAAAGCGTCGAGGGCGCGGAGGACGACACGGCGCAGGCGCGAACCGACATGGCCGCCATGCGCCCGCCCGTCCATGCGAACGACCTTGTCGTGGGAATTACGGCTTCAGGCCGGACGCCTTATGTGCGGGCCGCGCTGGATGAGGCACGGCAAGCCGGCGCCCGTACCGCGATTATCGCCTGCAATCCGATCGAAACAAATGCCGCCGACGTCCGTATCGTCGTCGAAACCGGTCCGGAAGTGGTGGCGGGTTCGACCCGCCTGAAGGCCGGCACGGCAACGAAAATGGTCTTGAACATCATATCAACCGGCGCCATGGCGTTGAATGGCCGCGTTCATGATGGCCTGATGATTGGAATGCGGCCGGTCAACGACAAATTGCGCAAGCGCGCCGAAAACATTGTGGCCGCACTCGCACCATGTGATCGGGAACGGGCGAAAACCTGTTTGGCGGACGCGGGCGGCAACCTAGCGGCGGCCGTTCTCATGGCTCGCCGCTTTTGTGATCTCGCAACGGCGCAGGCCATTCTTGCCCGGGCAAATGGAAACTTGCGCCAGGCATTGGAGAATTTCTGA
- a CDS encoding DNA-processing protein DprA — protein MNAEIVATLALLMAARNAFVALNRLAASARQMGLSLAELCEQPPMERTRNASVCGSVVASAVARLSAEDLEKARAILKRSAAQGIWMENRGAEGYPEILDRRMGEAAPPILFGKGEQSLLKDEMAAIVGTRTPSERGSALAADCASWMVRHGIAVVSGGAKGVDSAAHENAIAAGGRTLAVLPQGLLVHAASRAMTAAMAEGKAVLISPFPPTAQWATHAAIMRNAIIAAFARCVCVVEPFREGGSVRTARFALSRGIPVFVAAPPVDNAACDHLIKAGAQSLLTSGGELDLDALKRAWKQETGGKSRREQLLLP, from the coding sequence ATGAACGCTGAAATCGTGGCCACGCTCGCGTTGCTTATGGCGGCCCGAAACGCATTTGTGGCCCTCAATCGTCTGGCCGCATCGGCCCGACAGATGGGGTTGTCGCTGGCCGAATTGTGTGAACAGCCGCCAATGGAGCGCACTCGGAATGCATCCGTCTGCGGAAGCGTCGTTGCCTCGGCCGTGGCGCGCTTGAGCGCGGAGGATTTGGAAAAGGCAAGAGCCATTCTCAAGCGGTCGGCCGCCCAAGGCATTTGGATGGAAAACCGGGGGGCGGAAGGTTATCCGGAGATTCTGGACCGGCGCATGGGTGAAGCCGCGCCGCCGATTTTATTTGGGAAAGGCGAACAGTCGCTTCTCAAGGATGAAATGGCGGCGATTGTGGGCACGCGAACGCCCTCGGAAAGAGGGAGCGCCCTTGCCGCCGACTGTGCGTCTTGGATGGTGCGCCACGGGATCGCCGTTGTCAGCGGCGGCGCCAAAGGCGTGGATTCCGCCGCGCATGAAAACGCGATTGCCGCGGGCGGTCGCACGCTGGCCGTGCTTCCGCAAGGGCTGTTGGTGCATGCCGCTTCACGGGCGATGACCGCCGCAATGGCCGAAGGAAAAGCCGTATTGATCAGTCCCTTCCCTCCCACTGCGCAATGGGCGACCCATGCCGCCATTATGCGAAACGCCATTATCGCCGCTTTTGCGCGATGCGTCTGCGTTGTCGAACCATTTCGTGAGGGCGGAAGCGTCCGAACGGCACGTTTTGCGCTCAGCCGGGGAATACCCGTCTTCGTTGCGGCTCCTCCGGTGGACAATGCAGCCTGCGATCACCTGATCAAGGCCGGCGCGCAATCATTGCTGACGAGCGGCGGGGAGTTGGATCTCGACGCCTTGAAAAGGGCCTGGAAACAGGAGACGGGAGGAAAATCGCGCAGGGAACAACTTCTCTTGCCTTAA